The segment AAGGTAGCCGGTGAGGATATTCATAATCGTAGATTTTCCGGCGCCATTGGGCCCCAGCAAGCCGAAGATCTGACCGTCCCCCACTGTAAAGGACAGATCCTCAATGGCAGGGTGTGTGCCGTATTTTTTGCTCAGATGAGATACTTCGATCACAGCAAACGCTCCTTTATTCGTCTAATTCAATGCTGGTATATTTTAGACGGAAAATGTGTAAAAATTGAGACAATCCTGTGGTGAGAGGCCAAAAGAATTCTTAAGAATCATTAAATCTGCATTTTTGTATACAAAATAAAACAAAAAAGCACCGTCTCCCGAAGGAAACGGTGCTCAGAAAACCATAATTACTTACGGCCGAAACGCTTGTTGAAGCGCTCAACACGTCCGCCGCTGTCAACCAGCTTCTGCTTGCCAGTGTAGAAAGGATGGCACTTGGAGCAAACTTCGACGTGGATCTCAGGCTTGGTGGAACGAGTCTTAATGACGTTGCCGCATGCGCAGGTGATGGTGCAGTCAACGTAGTTCGGATGGATACCCTGTTTCATTCTTTTCACCTCATTTCTGGTTCTGACTTATCGGGGCCATATTGTAAATGTATGTGCCCATCACAACCTTCAATATCGGCTACCCCGTCGAGCGGCCTTGGAAACGATTGCCTTACTATTATAGCACGATTCCGACAGAATGCAAGAGGGAAAATAAAGTTTTTTTGCATACAAAAAAGCCCCCTGCACTTTCATGCAGAGGACTTTTGCAGTTTTGCCTTACACCGTCAGGCCATCAGTGGATGAACACCGGGCCCAGCGGGTTGGTGATGGGGCTGACGTAGCCGCCCAGCAGCTTGGGGATCGCCAGGCTGATATCGGGCACGAAGGTCAGCAGCAGCAGTGCAACGAACATGCACAGGTAGAACGGCAGGGTCGCCTTGACGACCTTTTCCATCGGGCGCTTTGCAACGGCAGAGCCGATGAACAGCACAGCGCCGACAGGAGGAGTCAGCAGGCCGATGCCGCAGTTCAGGACCACGATGATACCGAACTGAATGGGATCGATGCCGATGGAGGTTGCGATGGGCAGCAGGATGGGGGTAGCGATCAGGATAATGGGAGCCATATCCATGATGCAGCCCAGAACCAGAATGATCAGGTCAATCAGCAGAGCAATGATGTAGGGGTTATTAGTGACGCTGGTGATGGCATTTGCAGCCAGATCCGGCACATGCAGCATGGTCAGGCAGTTGCCGAAGACCGCAGAGGTAGCAATCAGGATCAGCACGATGGACAAAGTGTTCACGCACTCATCCAGTGCATACCAGACGCCCTTCCAGTCCAGACCCTTGTAGATGAACACCGACACGAACAGAGAATAGATAACTGCAATAGCTGCAGATTCGGTAGCGGTGAACACACCGCCAACAACGCCGAACACAACGATGACAACAGCGGCCAGTGCCCAGATGGAAGTGCCCAGCTGCTTAACGAAGCCCTTGATGCTGAACGGAGAGCCCTTGGGATAATTCTCCTTGACCGAGATGATGTAGGAACCGATCATCAGGACGATGGCCAGCAGAGCGCCGGGCAGATAACCTGCCAGGAACAGGCTGCCGACCGAGATGCCGCCGGCAGTGGTGGCATAAATGACCATATTGTGGCTCGGAGGAACCAGCAGGCCCTCGCAGGAGGAGGTGATGGTAACAGCGGTGGAGAAGTCGGCGTCGTAGCCCTGATCGACCATCATGGGGATCATGATGGAACCGATGGAAGCGGTATCTGCAGATGCAGAACCGGAAATGCCGCCGAAGAAGTAGGAGGCAACGATGTTGACCATTGCCATGCCGCCGCGCATCCAGCCCACGCAGGCGTCAGCCAGAGCAATCAGCTTTTCAGAAATACCGCCGGAGCCCATGAGCACACCCATGGTGATGAAGAACGGCACGGCCATCAGGCTGAAGGACGAGATGCCCTTGACCATCAGACGGCAGACATCGGTCAGTGCCTGTCCCTGCACCATCAGGCACAGCACGCTGGAAAGACCAACGGCGTATGCAATGGGGAAACGCAGGAAGATCATTACAAAGAAGCTGACAAGAAGGACAATGATTGCCAGTGTCTGAACTGTCATATTACACTTCCTCCTTTACAAAAATGCTCTTGATGTGGTTGTACAGTGCCTCGATCTCGAAGATGATCATGGCAACACCGGCCAGAGGCACCGGGAAGTACATCCAGAAGCGGCTCAGCCAGGGCATGGACACGTAGAAGCCACGGCCGCCCAGAGTAGTGGCATAGTTCCAGCCGACCACCATCATGATGACGCCCAGAATGCACACGGCGAGGTCGGCCAGAATATCCAGCACCTTGACGGCGATCTTGGGCAGATACACGTCAAACGCAGTCATGCGGATATGGGCGCCGCGGCGGATGGCCAGAGCAGCACTCAGCACAGCCATGTAGCTCATGCAGGTCAGCACAACTTCTTCCGACCATGCCGGGTCCGGGATGAACGAGACGTAACGACCGATGACCGACATGGTAGTGATGAGGATATCTGCGATCAGCAGCAGCTTGCAGATAAACAGAACCACTTTGTAGGTGATGTCGTACGCCGGCTTGATCTTATCCAGAGTGGTAAAGATTTTCGGCATATGAATTCCTCCATATAAAAAACCCGGCAGGTCTGCGGGCGTATCCCGTAGTCCCCCGCCGGGCTATGTACTATCTCAGAACAGGAAAGGCTTTTTCAATTATGCCTTCATGTCCAGCAGCTGCTGATACAGCTCAGCCTGATCGGAGGTGTTCTCGCTGATGACCTTAGCGCAGGCCTCCTGCCAGGGTGCCTTGTCGTCAACATCCACAACATTGCAGCCGGAGCTCTTCAGCTCCTCCAGAACCTTGTTCTCAGCGGTCTCGGACAGGTCTGCATTGAAGGCCTGCGTATCAGCACCAGCCTCCATGATGGCAGCCTGCTGGTTCTCGGTCAGCTTGCCCCATGCGTTATCGGTGATAACAGCCTGAACAGCACCCAGAGTGTGGCCGTCCAGGATCAGGTTGTTGGCAACCTCGGGGAATGCATTGGACTTGTAGTTTGCGATGGGCTGCTCAGCACCATCCACAACACCGGTCTGCAGTGCGCTGTACAGCTCACCGAAGGAAACGACGGTGGGGTTAGCGCCCAGACCCTCGACCAGGCCGTTCATGACGGGGTCGTTGGACACGCGCAGCTTCAGGCCCTTGAAATCATCAATGCCGGAAACAGGGTTGACCGTGAAGAAGTGACGGAAGCCCTCTTCGCCGTAGAAGACACCACGAACGGGCAGGCCCAGCTCCTGAGGCTCGTTCAGGAACTCAGGTGCCAGATCGCTGTTGGCAAAGTTCCAGAAGTGTGCGCGGTTCTCGAAGGTGAAGGGAATGGACAGCAGCTTGGACTTGTTGCAGCCGTAGCTGGTCAGTGCAAAAGCGGAGATACGGCTCATATCGATGGAGGTAGAACCGCCCAGGATTGCGTCCAGAACGTCGTTCTCAGAGCCCAGAACACCGGAAGCCTGCACATCGATGACGACGGAACCGCCGGTCAGCTCTTCCACCTTCTCCTTGAAGTGGGTAGCGGTCTGGCCAACGATGGTGTCCAGCGGGTTGACCTCGGCGTAAACCAGAGTCACCTTGGGATCGTTTGCAGCAGCAGTAGCATCACCGGCAGCGGAAGCAGCTGCAGAAGAAGCGGTGGATGCAGCAGTAGAGCTGCTGGAACCGCCGCATGCGGTCAGAGCAGCAGCAGCGGCAGCGGCACCTGCGACTGCCAGAAAGCTACGACGAGAAATCTTTTTCATAAGTAAGTCCTCCTTAAATCTCCCGAACAGCACGGCCTGCACAGGGCCCGGATGCTGTTCATTTACTGTACACACTTTAGCAAATTTTTTTAACTGAAACAAGGGCTTTCAAAAAATGTCCTGTTTTTTGAAAAAATGTCAGAATTTCTTTTGTGAAAAACGCCAAACGCTTTACTTTTTGTTTGTGCACCTTCTCCTAATATATGGATACATTCATGTATTCAATAGAAAAACAAAGTGCTGGATGCCCTCCCCTTTTGGGTCCAGAGCACACAGCACTTTGCCGGTTCTTTATTCTGTTTTTCTGATTTCTTTGCCCATCTTTTCCGGGCTTTGCTGTAAGGCTTATGCCTGCTGAATGCGGGCGATAAGCCCGCTCTGCTCTGCAAACAGGTCGTACATGGGCTGAACCGCCGCACAGAACTTTTCTTTTTCCGCCTCATCCAGCTCGGTCACTTCAATACCGACCGCACGCATGTTCTCTTCGGATTCCGCTTCCTGCTGCGCCCAGAGCTTCCGCTCCACCTTGGCGCTCTCCCGGGCGCACATGCGGATGATCTCCGGATAGCTCTCACCCAGTTCGGCCAGCTTTTCCATCACCATGGGGCTTGCCAGCTGCACTTCCGGCACGCGGGTGTGCTCGTCCTTCAGGAAATACGGTGCCACCTCGTAGTGACCCATGGCCTCGTAGCTGGGCCAGTTGTTCTCCGCACCATCGATCTCACCGTTGTGCAGAGCGGCATACACCTTGCTGTACACCACCTTTACCGGCTTTGCGCCGAGGTCGGTGATCATTTCGCTCATCATATCCGATTCCTGCACGCGGATGGTCAGGCCCTGCAGATCCGCAAGGCCTGTCACCTTCTGCCGGGTGTAGATGCTGCGCACACCGGCATCAAACCACGACAGTCCCGTCAGCTCCAGCGACTCCAGCATGGAGAGAAATTCGTCGCCGATGGTCCCATCCAGCACGCGCCACATCTGGTCAGCGTCGGTGTAAAGGTACGGCAGCTGCAATACGCTCAGCGCCGGCTCGTACTCTGCCAGCTGGCTGAGGGACACGCGGGAGAAGTCAATGCCGCCAAACTGCATCTGCTGGATCACGCTCTGCTCCGCGCCCAGCTCTCCCCCGCTGTACACCAGCACTTTGACCCGCCCATTGGTGCGCTGGGCTACAAGGTCTGCAAAGGCCAGCGCTGCCTGCGTAGTAGGATAATCCTCCGGCTGGTTCTCCGCATAGCGCAGGATCAGCTCTGCCCCCGGCTCGTCCTGTACCGGCTGGTGGCCGCAGCCGGCCATCGGCAGGGTCAGCACCGCCGCGCCGAACAGGGCGGTGAGCATCTGACGGCGGGTCACAGGCGGGCCTCCCGAATCGTCTTTGCCGCCTCTTTGCGGTACTGGGTAGGCGTCATGCCGGTGCGCTTCTTAAAAGTACGGGCAAAATAACTGGAATCCTCGTAGCCCACCATGGAAGCTACCTCCGCTGCCGAACGGAACGGGTCGGTGAGCAACTCCTTGGCGGCGTTGATGCGCAGTTCGGTCAGGCAGTCCAGAAAGTTGGTCTTCTGGTATTTTTTGAACTGCGCGGAAAGATACGCCGGGCTGATATGCAGGATCTCGCTCACGCTGTCCAGTGAGAGGTCAAACATATAGTTATCCTCCATGTACTTGCGTACGTGGGCCATGACCAGTGCGTTGCGGTCATTTTCCCCTGCTTCGGCGGCATCACCCTCCGGATCAGCTTCCGGCTCCACCGGAGCCAGCTCTGCAAGGCGGCGGCCCGCTTCGATCTGGCGCATGGCTTTGCGGATGGAAGCTTCCACTTCGTCCGGGTTCACCGGCTTGAGCAGATAATCGCAGGCACCCAGATGCATGGCCTCGTGGGCGTACTGGAACAGACTGTAGGCCGTAACAAAGATCACCTTGCACTCCGGGCGCTGTTCCAGCACGGCGCGGGCTGCATCCAGACCGTTCATACCGGGCATCTCAATGTCCATCAGGATCAGGTCTGCGCCCCACAGCACCGCCGTATCCGCCGCCTTGCGGCCGTTTTCAGCTGTCTCAATGGTGATCTCGTGCTCAAAGCGGCGGGCAACGATATCCGCCAGAGCTTCTCTTTCCAGTACTTCGTCATCCGCGATCAACAGGCGAATCATTCCTCAAACTCCTCCTCATTTTCCACCAATGGCAGGTACAGCACCACCGCCGTACCGCGTCCCGGATGGGACCGTATCACAAGGCGGCTGTTCCGGTCCAGCAGACGCAGACGGGCTGCCACATTATAGATGCCAATATGTTCCCAGCGCTCACCGGGCTGACTGAGCGCCCCGCGCAGCTGCTGTAATCGTTCCGGCTGGATGCCCACGCCGTTATCCACTACACGGATGCACAACAGGTGTTTCTCCCGCAGCGGGTTGACCCGGATGCGCACCACACCGCCCTCCTCTTTGGGGCAGATGCCGTGCTTGAAGGCATTTTCCACGACAGGCTGCAAAATAAAGGACGGCACCATGGTCTCGGTTAGATCCAGCAAATCGGAAAAGCGCCACTCCATGCGCACACGCTCGCCAAAGCGGACATGGTAGATGGAATAGTATTCATCCACAATGCGCACCTCGCGGGAAAGCGGCACCTGTTCATCGTTGCTCATCAGACTGTAGCGCAGCAGATGCGAAAGCGCCATGATGAGCGCCTGGGTACGGTAGGCCGTCTCGGTGCCGGCAGTCTGCTGGATTACGTTCAGGGTGTTGAACAGAAAGTGCGGGTCGATCTGGCTGCGCAGCTGCTGCAGCCTGCTGCGCTCCATGCGGTTCTGCAGTTCCAGTGCTTCGGTCTTCTGGCGGTGCAGCTCCCGCTCGATCTCGTTTTTCTCCTGCAGGGTCGTCATCTGCTGGGCCATGGAGTGCTTCATAATGTTGAAGGACTCCGCCAGCTGGGCGATCTCCGGCTGCTTGGGCAGTGGAATATCCGGGATGTCGAATTTGCTCCGGCCAATGGCGCGGGATGCTGCGATCATCTGCTGCACCGGCGTGAGCAGCCGCATAACCATCAGGCCAGTAACGCAGCCCAGAGCCACGCACAGGGCCACCACGACCGTCTGCAGCAAAACAATGCGCTCGTTCAGAGCCGAGATGACGGTGTAGGAACCCTGTGCGTCCAGAATGGCCGTTTCCAGCAATTGCAGGGTGTACTGGCTCAGATAATCCCCGCAGGGCAGGATCTTTGCATAGTAAAGCTGCGAGGCTGCAGCGTCATTCCCGCTGCGCAGGTCGCTCTGCAGCTCTTCCAGCAGGCCAGTATAGGTCTGGTAGACGGTATCCACCGCGCCGTACAGAACCCGCTGCTCATCACTGACATTCTCCAGCTCTTCCAGACTGGTGCCGATGCGCCACAACCACGCATTGCAGGTCGAGGACGCAGACTGAAGCCGTTCCATGAGCTCATCCGTTTCGCTGTTCTCCCAGCGGTAGTTTTCCAGCACGGAAATAGAGCTTTCTACACCGCCCTGAAAGCGGCTGATGGCATTGAAGCTGCCCATCTGCGCGTCCTGTACCGCCTGCACTGCTCTGGACTGGTAGCCATTGAGCGCGAGCTGCATGGCAAAGGCCGCAAAAAATGCTGCCAGACACAGGCCCATGCGCTGCTTGAGGGTAAAACGCCATTTGCGGTGCTGCAATACCTGCCGCCTCCCTTTGTTTTATAATAGCTTATTCTACCACGCATTGGGCCGGATTGGCAAGGTTTGTGCGGGTTTCTCTTGCCTAAACCTCGCAATTGTGGTACGATGCCTATAAATACAAATAGGAGGCGACTCTATGTCCCATACCATTTCCGTTTCCACCACCATGGATGGACCCGGCTTCCATGATTTTGCCGTGTTTGACGCATTCCATCACCGCAAAGCATGGCTGCGTCCCGCCATTTTTGCCGCCATCATGCTGGCTTTTGCCGCCGTCTGCCTTTCGCAGCTGGGCAAGCGCCCGGGTGCCGGGCTGCTGGCTGCTGTGCTGGCCATTGTGGGCATCGGCCTGCCGGCAAGCTACTTTTACTCCTTTTTTCACAGCGTATCCAAGCAGATCCGGCAGATGCACCTGCCGCGAGCCTTCTACCGCGTGGAACTGGCCGACACCGGCATCGCCGTGTGGATGTACGGTCAGCAGGACAAACCCGAACCTACCAACCGCCACGCATGGGACAATTTTTACTGTGCCTACCGCACAGACAACGCTGTGTACCTCTACGTGGAAAAAGAAAAGGCCTACTTACTGAATGACCGCATGGAAGCGGTATGGCAGTTTTTGACCGGCATCCTGCCAAAGGAAAAGCTGCATGACTGCCGAAAAGCATAAGATCCAGCATACATACAGACAAAAAGAACTGCTGATGAGATGTCAGCAGTTCTTTTTTGTATATAAAAAACCCACGCTGCGGCAAAGCAAAGCGCAGCGCGGGTGCGAAGATATCTTAAATTATCGTGTCAGCAGATCAACGGGCCAGCGTATACTTGTGCAGGGTCTTGCGCACAGCGCCGGGGCCTGCAAACAGCTCCTTGGCCATGGACTCGATTTTCTCGCCCAGACCAACGGCATACAGATCCACACCGAACACGTCAACACGGCTGTACAGCTTCTTCAGGCAGCTGAAGTCCTGCTCGCCTTCCTTGACCTCCAGCGGAGCAACGATGGCCTGCAGTTCAGCCAGCAGCGGATCGGTGGAAGGCTCAAAGGCCTGACCATTGTCGTCGATGCCCTTCAGGTAGCGGGCATAGCCTGCCAGCACCAGCGGGATCAGGATCAGGTTGCTCTTGTCCAGACCACGTGCCTCGTATGCCTTGATCGTCTCACCAAAGCGGATGGCCAGCTTCTGAGAGGTATCGGTTACAATACGCTGGGGAGCATCGGGCATGAAGGGGTTGGGCAGACGGCGGTTGATGACAGCGCCGATGAACTCATAGGGGTTCAGCACGCCGGGATCAACGACCACAGGCATAGCCTCGATATAGCCGATCTTCTGGATGAAAGCACGCAGATCCTCGTCTGCCATCTCGGCAGAGATGAGGGTGTAGCCCAGCATGCAGCCATAGATGGACATGGCAGTGTGCAGGGGGTTCAGGCAGGTGCAGACCTTCATCTTCTCGATCTTGTCAACGGTCTCGCGGTCGCAGTACAGCACACCGCCCAGCTCCAGCGGAGGACGGCCATTGGTGTAGTGATCCTCGATGCACAGGTACTGGGTCTCCTCGGCGTTGACGAAGGGTGCAGTGAAGGTGTGCTTCTCGGTGACGATGGTGTAGTTGTCCTCAAAGCCGTCGTCAGCCAGCATCTTCTGCACCTTGGCGTCCGGGCGCGGGGTGATCTTGTCGATCATGCTCCAGGGGAAGGTGATCTTGGTCTCGTCCTGCACATAGGCCAGGAACTCGGCGGGTACCAGACCCTGCTCCACCCACTTTGCGGCGTAGGCGTGGACAGCATTCTTGACCTTATCGCCATTGTGAGAGCAGTTGTCCATGCTCTGAACGGTCAGGGGCAGCTTGCCGGCCTTGAAGCGCTCGTACAGCAGAGCAGTGACCTTGCCCATAGCCAGCACGGGGGTCAGGCCGCGCTCCAGATCAGCAGGAGCAACGCCGTAGCCCTTCTCGGTAATGGTGAAGGAGATCATCTGCAGGCTGGGGTTCTGGAAGATCTCCACCAGACGTGCCCAGTCCTCGCCGAAGGAGTAGTCAGCCTTCAGGCTCTCGGTGACGGAAGCCACGACCTTCTTTTCGATCTCGCCGGTGGACTTCAGGCAGACCAGCAGGCTCATATTGTCGTAGGGACGATAAGCCTTGTCGACAATCTCGTAGTCGAAGCTCTCGGCCACGATGACACCGCGGTCATACTTGCCGGTGTTCAGCGCATCGTTCAGGATGGCAGCCGGGAAAGCGCGGAAGATGTTGCCTGCACCGAAGTGCACCCAGGTGGGCTCGGCGTGGGTCTTGGCCTTGACAGCCTCGATATCGAATTTGGGCAGCTCATAGCCCTTTTCTGCCCATTCGGCAGACAGATTGCCATTTTTGATCTCAGACAGCTTCATATTCATCAGCCCTTCTTTTTCTCTTCATCCAGACGATCCAGCAGATCCCAGACACCCAGCATGTACTGGACGCCCAGAGCACGGTCATACTTGCCGTAACCGGGACGGCAGTTGCCGGGGCCTTCCTCCCACAGCTGACGGCCGTGGTCGGGACGGATGTAGCCCTCAAAGCCGCAGTCATGGTAAGCACGCAGCACCTCGATGATGCCGGTCTCGCCGCAGCAGTCGCGGTGAGCAGCCTCGGAGAAGTCGCCATTGGGGAAGTGGTGGATGTTGCGGATGTGACCAAAGGCAATGCGGTCGCAGTGCTTGCGCACGATCTCGGCACAGTTGTTGTTGGGGTTTGCGTTCAGGCTGCCGGTGCACAGGGTCAGGCAGTTGTACGGATCATCCACCATGCTCAGGAAGCGGTCGATGCTCTCAGCATCCACCAGCAGACGGGGCAGGCCGAAGATATCCCAAGGGGGATCGTCCTGATGGATGGCCATTTTGATGTCGCACTCATGGCAGGTGGGCATCAGTGCTTCCAGGAAGTACTTCAGGTTTTCCCAGAGCTTTTCCTTGGTGACAGGAGCATAGGCCTTGAACAGCTCGTCCAGCTTTGCCATGCGCTCCGGCTCCCAGCCGGGGAAGGTCATGTTATACTTCTCAGTGAAGGACATGATGTACTCGGCCATAGCCTTGTAATCGTCCTTGATCTTATCCTTCTCGTAGAACAGTGCAGTGGAACCGTCGCCCACGGGGTGGAACAGGTCGGTACGGGTCCAGTCGAACACCGGCATGAAGTTGTAGCAGATGACCTTGACGCCGAACTTGGACAGATTGCGGATGCACTGCTTATAGTTCTCGATGTACTTGTCGCGGGTGGGCAGGCCGATCTTGATGTCATCGTGAACGTTGACCGACTCAACAACATCCATATCAAAGCCGTAGGCGTGGATCTGATCGGCTACCTTCTGGATCTCGTCCACTTCCCAGATCTCACCGGGCATTTTGTCGTGCAGCGCCCAGACGATGCTGGTCACACCGGGGATCTGCTTGATGTCGCTCAGGCTGACGGGATCGTTGCCCTCGCCATACCAGCGCCAACCCATTTTCATAGGCATAGGAAAATCCTCCTGTTTTATATTTTTTGCTTTGCATTTTCCGCGCAGCCGTGTGCCGCGCTCTTGTACTTATATTCTAGTATATCAGTTCATTTTTTTCAATGGACGCTTTGCCGGATTTTAGTGTTTATTCTTGTATACTTTGGACAAAAAGAACAAAAACGTCCTCTCATGCAGGCAAAAATCCGAAAGTTCGTTTAGAAAATCACGATCTTTACGCCCTCGCGGCGGGACAAACAGCTCCCCTTCTGCGAAGTATTTCTCCCCTGCCCCACAAAAAATCCGCCGGGCACAGACACCCGGCGGACAGTTTTTCCTATATTGATATTACAGTTTCTGCTCTAAGACGATCTTGCAGATGCGGTCCGCATCCTCCATGGAAAGGTCGGCATACAGCGGCAGGGTCAGCACCCGTTTTGCCACATGCAGAGCCACCGGCGTTGCGTCCACATCGTATTTACCGTGGAAGCACTCGAAGGTGTTGGTGAGCGGATAAAAATACTTGCGCGCGCCTACTCCGTTTTGGGCCAGTGCATCCATTACCTCATTGCGGCTGGCACCAAAGAGATTTTCGTCAAACACCACCGGGAAGTAGGCATAGTTGGACCTGACCTCTGGCTGCTGCACATTCAGGCGCAGACCGTCCACGCCTTCCAGATGCTCACGGTAGCGCTCCACCACAGCCCTGCGCTTGGCGATCTCCTCATCCACATGGCGCAGGTTGCACAGACCCATAGCGGCACAGAACTCGTTCATCTTGGCGTTGGCGCCCACGGCATCCACCGCTTCCGGGCCGTGGATACCAAAGTTTTTCAGCTCGTACAGCCTGCGGCCCATATCCGGGTCCCGATAGCAGACCGCACCGCCCTCAATGGTGTTGAACACCTTGGTGGCATGGAAGCTGAAGCAGGAGGCATCGCCAAAATTACCGATGCCCTGCCCCTTATAGGTCTCGCCAAAGGTATGGGCGGCATCATACAGCACCTTCAGACCATACTTGTGGGCGATGCGCTCGATCTCTTCGATGTTGCAGACATTGCCGTAGACATGTACCGGCAGGATGGCACAGGTTCGGTCGGTGATGAGCCGCTCGATCTGGGTCACATCCATGGTGTAGGTCTCGGGGTCGATATCACAGAACACCGGTTCCAGCCCATTGCGCACGATGGCGTGGGTGGTGGACGCAAAAGTGAACGGCGTGGTGATGACCTCGCCCTGCAGATTCATGGCCTGCAGAGAAAGCTCCAGTGCCATGTGGCCGTTGGTGAGCAGCTCCACAGCAGGCACGCCCATGTACTTTTGCAGTTCAGCCTGCAGGGCTTTGTGTTTTTCGCCCATGTTGGTCAGCCAGTGGCTGTCCCAGATGGAGCGGATCTCTTCAATGTATTCTTCCATGCTGGGCATGGAGGAACGGGTAACAAGGATTTTGTTGTCCATTCTCAGTGCCTCATTTTCCGATTCCATTTTTCACAAAGGATTATTCATCTCGTAGCTCTTTGAATCGGTCGATCTGCATTTCTTCTTTGTAATTTTCAAACAATTTCAGGCAGGTATATTGTGGCTCGTAACCCAGCTCTCTTTTCGCGTTTTCCACATCCATCAGGAACCCTCCGCCTGCGATTTTATCCGGGCGGTAAACAATCTGTGACGGATGATCTTTGGGGGAAAACACCTTGATAATCGTTTCAATCTGCTCTTGCAGTGTGACTGGGATACCGGTTCCGACATTGTAGAAGCCGCCATCCCGATCTGCTTCAACGGCTTTACAAAGCATCTGTGCGCAGTCGTAAACATGAACCATGTCTTTCGAGTAGTTTGGGTCGCCCCACAACTCGATAGGCTCGCCCTTCTGTGCAAGATCAATCATCCGGTAAACCGGGCGAAGTGTTTTGACTCCATTCGGATGGTAATAATGATATGGGCTATAGCTGTAAATCGTCGGGAAGCGGAAGATGAACTTCTTGAGACCATATTGTTGGTAGTAATGCTCCATCAGTTCAATCGCTGTGTTTTTGCTGATAACATAAACCGCATGATCCCCCCGATAACTAAAATTATACGGAAGATCCGGTTTGAGTACGACACCCGGCTTTGCATACAGCGAGATGTCAAACACTGTCGTCGAGAACAGAATGCGGTCTGTATGGGTACGGCGGCAGTATTCTAGCACATTAAAGGCACCAATAATATTAGACTGCAAATACTGTTCCGGATGATAACCCTCCATATAGGAAGGAATCTGTGCCGCCAAATAGATTACTGCATACACATCTTCCTGCGGCAGAACAGAAAAATCCTCAGCCCGGGAAATATCCACGGAATAGTATGGAATGCCCCGTTTAGCAAAGAAATCCGTTTTTC is part of the Faecalibacterium sp. HTF-F genome and harbors:
- a CDS encoding NAD-dependent epimerase/dehydratase family protein — encoded protein: MKKIVIFGATGNVGSYVLKYAREYFDPAEYEVIASGRRKTDFFAKRGIPYYSVDISRAEDFSVLPQEDVYAVIYLAAQIPSYMEGYHPEQYLQSNIIGAFNVLEYCRRTHTDRILFSTTVFDISLYAKPGVVLKPDLPYNFSYRGDHAVYVISKNTAIELMEHYYQQYGLKKFIFRFPTIYSYSPYHYYHPNGVKTLRPVYRMIDLAQKGEPIELWGDPNYSKDMVHVYDCAQMLCKAVEADRDGGFYNVGTGIPVTLQEQIETIIKVFSPKDHPSQIVYRPDKIAGGGFLMDVENAKRELGYEPQYTCLKLFENYKEEMQIDRFKELRDE
- a CDS encoding DegT/DnrJ/EryC1/StrS family aminotransferase, producing MDNKILVTRSSMPSMEEYIEEIRSIWDSHWLTNMGEKHKALQAELQKYMGVPAVELLTNGHMALELSLQAMNLQGEVITTPFTFASTTHAIVRNGLEPVFCDIDPETYTMDVTQIERLITDRTCAILPVHVYGNVCNIEEIERIAHKYGLKVLYDAAHTFGETYKGQGIGNFGDASCFSFHATKVFNTIEGGAVCYRDPDMGRRLYELKNFGIHGPEAVDAVGANAKMNEFCAAMGLCNLRHVDEEIAKRRAVVERYREHLEGVDGLRLNVQQPEVRSNYAYFPVVFDENLFGASRNEVMDALAQNGVGARKYFYPLTNTFECFHGKYDVDATPVALHVAKRVLTLPLYADLSMEDADRICKIVLEQKL
- a CDS encoding mannitol dehydrogenase family protein; translation: MKLSEIKNGNLSAEWAEKGYELPKFDIEAVKAKTHAEPTWVHFGAGNIFRAFPAAILNDALNTGKYDRGVIVAESFDYEIVDKAYRPYDNMSLLVCLKSTGEIEKKVVASVTESLKADYSFGEDWARLVEIFQNPSLQMISFTITEKGYGVAPADLERGLTPVLAMGKVTALLYERFKAGKLPLTVQSMDNCSHNGDKVKNAVHAYAAKWVEQGLVPAEFLAYVQDETKITFPWSMIDKITPRPDAKVQKMLADDGFEDNYTIVTEKHTFTAPFVNAEETQYLCIEDHYTNGRPPLELGGVLYCDRETVDKIEKMKVCTCLNPLHTAMSIYGCMLGYTLISAEMADEDLRAFIQKIGYIEAMPVVVDPGVLNPYEFIGAVINRRLPNPFMPDAPQRIVTDTSQKLAIRFGETIKAYEARGLDKSNLILIPLVLAGYARYLKGIDDNGQAFEPSTDPLLAELQAIVAPLEVKEGEQDFSCLKKLYSRVDVFGVDLYAVGLGEKIESMAKELFAGPGAVRKTLHKYTLAR
- the uxuA gene encoding mannonate dehydratase, with translation MPMKMGWRWYGEGNDPVSLSDIKQIPGVTSIVWALHDKMPGEIWEVDEIQKVADQIHAYGFDMDVVESVNVHDDIKIGLPTRDKYIENYKQCIRNLSKFGVKVICYNFMPVFDWTRTDLFHPVGDGSTALFYEKDKIKDDYKAMAEYIMSFTEKYNMTFPGWEPERMAKLDELFKAYAPVTKEKLWENLKYFLEALMPTCHECDIKMAIHQDDPPWDIFGLPRLLVDAESIDRFLSMVDDPYNCLTLCTGSLNANPNNNCAEIVRKHCDRIAFGHIRNIHHFPNGDFSEAAHRDCCGETGIIEVLRAYHDCGFEGYIRPDHGRQLWEEGPGNCRPGYGKYDRALGVQYMLGVWDLLDRLDEEKKKG
- a CDS encoding YcxB family protein, translating into MSHTISVSTTMDGPGFHDFAVFDAFHHRKAWLRPAIFAAIMLAFAAVCLSQLGKRPGAGLLAAVLAIVGIGLPASYFYSFFHSVSKQIRQMHLPRAFYRVELADTGIAVWMYGQQDKPEPTNRHAWDNFYCAYRTDNAVYLYVEKEKAYLLNDRMEAVWQFLTGILPKEKLHDCRKA